The nucleotide window TAAAAGGATATAAAAATGCAGGCATTAAAAGTATTGCGAGTCCCAAAAAGCCAAGTTTTGACGAAATAATCCATTTGAAACGGTACACTAAGATACCAGCAAAAAAGGAATAAGAAACACGAGCAGCTCCATCCCAAAAGGTATCGCCTCCCCATCCGCCTACAAGTCCTTTGGAATTGTATGAAACGTAGATTAAAATAATTCCAGCAATAAGTGTTAGAACTGCCATAATCTTGCGAGGCAAACTCCATAGAATTAAGGAATAAACAATATTTGCGATGTATTCCCAAAATAAGGACCATGCCGGAGCATTCAACCCAAAATTATTGAGGTAGCGGTCTTTCATTATCGGAAGCGGAATCAATAATAAGGAACAAATAAATATAAAAATCAGTTCACCCGTACTTCTGCTCGCAATATCTCCGTAAGGAACAAGAAAATAACCAATCAAGCCTAAGATAGATCCTAGAATTACCAACGGATGTAATCGGATAAGACGTGATTTGAAAAATTCGATAACACCCATTTTTGCAATTCGGTCATCATAAGCGTAAGCAATCACAAAGCCCGAAAGACAAAAGAAAAAAT belongs to Flavobacterium gilvum and includes:
- a CDS encoding acyltransferase family protein, which gives rise to MKDIELIKSKQHYEILDGLRGVAAISVVIFHFLEFVYLDEGPTKNPFAHSFLAVDFFFCLSGFVIAYAYDDRIAKMGVIEFFKSRLIRLHPLVILGSILGLIGYFLVPYGDIASRSTGELIFIFICSLLLIPLPIMKDRYLNNFGLNAPAWSLFWEYIANIVYSLILWSLPRKIMAVLTLIAGIILIYVSYNSKGLVGGWGGDTFWDGAARVSYSFFAGILVYRFKWIISSKLGFLGLAILLMPAFLYPFNEALNYITEPLVVLFYFPLLVALGAGAVTSVNTKKICVFFGNISYPLYMTHYFAIWIFGTYQSIYKFSGVTLFAIVALSTLTLIGSAYLIMTYIDAPLRNYLTEKRKSKLSKKTVVLSE